taataattattatttgaataggAAAAACAATGTTGTCAATACTAGTTAACTCATTAACTAATTAAATCTACCAGatctatctatattataagtttttttaagtaagtaatgaGTAAGAAATGAAATGCCGTCAGTTTTATTCTAAAAgtacatgtatttatttataaatcatgatttaattattattaacatacaaaaatttacaaaattggaATTCTGTTAAATCAACTACATTATTTTTGGTATACAGCTGTATATTTCTTTAACCTAATCGATGTCTTTTAGtaacatttctttatttattgaatgaaaaattacattaacaaTAAGTTTGGCATTAGATATTACCTTACTAAAATATcacattttcttaataattaattgtcttAAAATAGGTTTATAAAACTAGTTATCTACGGTTTAAACTtcgaatctttacaaataatcaataAACAATATGTATATAACATCATGGAATAAAATAAGCGTCTTTAGATTGGTTCAACAAATTAACTATCACGATTGTCCGTTCCATTCACCTTCCATCCGCCACACTGAGAATGCGTAACTTAACTTATCCTGAGCGAGATACTTCCCGTGGTCGATGCTTCCTGAATCACTACTAACGTCGCTACTTGACGAGGACTCGCTGTTCGACAAAATCTGGTACAAGAATTCGATGTACTGCGTTGCcaattgaagtgtttgtatctTTGATAGCTTATCACTTGGTAACGATGGGATGATTTGACGCAAACTCGCAAATGCTTCGTTTAAACTCTGTGTTCTCTGCCTCTCTCGCACGTTAGCCATCACTCGTTGAATCTGCATCTCCTCAAACGATTGTGCTTTCTTGCGGGATGATTTCGATGAGCGTTTCCTCGATGATCTCTGGTCTTCGCTCTCTTCGCTACGCTCTTCTGTTGAAGCTCTGTAAACGTTTTCACCGGCTTTCGGAACTCCGTTCTCGTAATAATTTGCAACTCTGTCTTGAGAACTGGAATCGTCGAAGTAGACACTCCTTGTGATCTGTCTCGGGCGTTGATCTGGCATGTAAAGTTGGTCGTACGGTGGGTAAAGATGCTGTTGGTAGTCTCGTTCGTCTCCATCGAATATGACGTTCGACGGCCAAGACTGTTGTACTTGCGGAGGTCGGTCGGGACCGTTGCTCAGATCCATCAGATGTGTCGGTGATGATGGCGCGAAGCTCTGCATCTCAGCATCCCTTTTGATTTCCACGGGTGCGTAGTTGAAGTACCGCTCGTCTTCGTCGATGTATTCCGATTCCTCCTTTATAAGCACTCTATTATCACAACTTTCGTAACTCATAGTTCGTGATCCGATCGCCGGAAGACCGTTCGACACGTCGTGTAACATGCGGAGGGTGTTAGCGCAAGCGCTCGCAACGTCTGACTGAAAGAAGTCCTGAATGCGCTCCGCCGGCCGCTCCTCCCCGTCCCTTCATTGacaagatacaaaaaaaattaccatttCCAATGCGCGGGATCCGATGCGCCTCCCACCCAGCGCGCCGCCTTCTACCCGTCGCGTCGCTGCGTGCGCGTTAGACAGAGATGTAAACACCGAAACCCAGTCAATCGTTGTGTTTATCTTGTCCGTCATCTCAGAAATGTATTTACCGATTGTACATAGGTAgatttgtaggtaggtatgcgcGCCGGTCGCCATAACTGATCGCATCGGTTAATGTGCATCCTGTAGCGTTCACTGCAGTGCCAGTATTTAATTCTTGAAATATTTGTAAAGACATGCAGTCTGTAAATATtctaataacattattaacttgtaaattcattaaatat
This window of the Bicyclus anynana chromosome 19, ilBicAnyn1.1, whole genome shotgun sequence genome carries:
- the LOC112049514 gene encoding protein Fer3-like, translating into MLHDVSNGLPAIGSRTMSYESCDNRVLIKEESEYIDEDERYFNYAPVEIKRDAEMQSFAPSSPTHLMDLSNGPDRPPQVQQSWPSNVIFDGDERDYQQHLYPPYDQLYMPDQRPRQITRSVYFDDSSSQDRVANYYENGVPKAGENVYRASTEERSEESEDQRSSRKRSSKSSRKKAQSFEEMQIQRVMANVRERQRTQSLNEAFASLRQIIPSLPSDKLSKIQTLQLATQYIEFLYQILSNSESSSSSDVSSDSGSIDHGKYLAQDKLSYAFSVWRMEGEWNGQS